A genomic segment from Nicotiana tabacum cultivar K326 chromosome 9, ASM71507v2, whole genome shotgun sequence encodes:
- the LOC142164021 gene encoding uncharacterized protein LOC142164021, producing MDWLSSCYAMLDFRAKIVRFQFPNEEVLEWKGISASLLGKFISYLKAQRMIGKGRLAYLAHIINAELELPALQSMPVVIEIPKAFPYDLPGIPPERIIDFGIDRMSSTQPRSIPPHRMAPAELNELREQLKDLFDKGLIRPSVSPWGCPGPVCQEER from the coding sequence atggattggttgtcttcctGCTATGCCATGTTAGATTTTCGTGCCAAGATAGtcaggttccaatttccaaatgaagaagtcttagagtggaagggtatTTCAGCATCACTTctaggtaagtttatttcttaccttaaggcacaaCGAATGATCGGCAAGGGGCGCCTTGCCTATTTGGCTCACATCATTAATGCAGAATTAGAACTACCAGCTCTTCAATCTATGCCAGTTGTTATAGAAATTCCAAAAGCTTTCCCATATGACCTTCCCGGAATTCCTCCCGAAAGAATCATAGACTTTGGCATTGATCGCATGTCAAGCACTCAGCCCAGATCTATACCTCCTCATAGGATGGCTCCAGCAGAACTTAATGAGTTGAGAGAACAGTTAAAAGACCTCTTTGACAAGGGCTTAATCAGGCCAAGTGTTTCACCATGGGGGTGCCCCGGtcctgtttgtcaagaagaaagatAG